One stretch of bacterium DNA includes these proteins:
- a CDS encoding glutaredoxin domain-containing protein — MLSRLQMYSTSWCGDCRVLKRFLAAEAVGWEEVDIDADPAAAAELVAATGKRGIPYLKWEGAFHKAYPLDPPALRVWLAERGLCGTGPR, encoded by the coding sequence ATGTTGTCCCGCCTGCAAATGTACAGCACCTCCTGGTGCGGGGACTGCCGGGTCCTCAAACGCTTCCTGGCCGCCGAGGCCGTCGGCTGGGAGGAGGTCGACATCGACGCCGACCCCGCCGCCGCCGCCGAGCTGGTGGCCGCCACCGGCAAGCGCGGCATCCCCTATCTCAAATGGGAAGGCGCCTTCCACAAGGCCTATCCCCTGGATCCGCCCGCCCTGCGCGTCTGGCTGGCCGAGCGCGGCCTGTGCGGAACGGGTCCCCGATGA
- a CDS encoding sigma-70 family RNA polymerase sigma factor produces the protein MSQSQPAVPPRPAEEWLAMARAGDEEAFRRLVEAHEGRVAAVVLGMLGEDEAEDVAQEVFIRCHRSLDQFRGEAQLSTWLTRIAINLCLDRLRARKRWHLRFLHLDTEEGRAREPALDGEAALDARERGRLVRRAVHRLKPEWRAVVVLRWLQGLSTEETAQQLGIPYGTVLSRLSRAMEALRRELGPLLDRGEGRRPAQEERP, from the coding sequence ATGAGCCAATCCCAGCCGGCCGTCCCGCCCCGCCCCGCCGAGGAATGGCTGGCCATGGCCCGCGCCGGCGACGAAGAGGCCTTCCGCCGGCTGGTGGAAGCCCACGAGGGGAGGGTGGCGGCCGTGGTGCTGGGCATGCTGGGCGAGGACGAGGCCGAGGACGTGGCCCAGGAGGTTTTCATCCGCTGCCACCGGTCCCTGGACCAGTTCCGGGGCGAGGCCCAGCTTTCCACCTGGCTGACCCGCATCGCCATCAACTTGTGTCTGGACCGCCTGCGGGCCCGCAAACGCTGGCACCTGCGTTTTCTCCACCTGGACACCGAGGAGGGGCGGGCAAGGGAACCGGCGCTGGACGGCGAGGCGGCGCTGGATGCCCGCGAACGCGGGCGGCTGGTGCGGCGGGCCGTGCACCGCCTGAAGCCGGAGTGGCGGGCCGTGGTGGTCCTGCGCTGGTTGCAGGGCCTGTCCACGGAGGAGACGGCCCAGCAGCTGGGCATTCCCTACGGCACGGTCCTCTCCAGGCTGTCCCGCGCCATGGAGGCCCTGCGGCGGGAGCTGGGGCCCTTGCTGGACCGGGGAGAGGGACGAAGACCTGCGCAGGAGGAGCGACCATGA